In the Nitrospirales bacterium LBB_01 genome, one interval contains:
- a CDS encoding phosphoglycerate kinase, with protein sequence MALETLVINDLELKGKRTFIRVDFNVPFDDAGAITDDTRIRSAVPTIKKAIEMGARVILASHLGRPKGKPNPKYSLKPVAVRLQEVLGKPVAFAPDCIGPEVEKMVSALKDGDVLLLENVRFYAEEEKNDAEFSKSLAKLADVYVNDAFGTAHRAHATTEGITKHISKSAAGFLMKKELDYLINAIENPTRPFTAIVGGAKVSGKIGVLEHLSNKVNKIIVGGGMANTFFKAQGFEIGDSLCEDDMLDTAKSIMTKMKANNVELLLPIDCVIAQNTEPGTPTKVVSVKDVPAGWRILDIGPESSKIFAEAVKASKTIVWNGPMGLFEIEAFSAGTFELAKAVAASGGTSIIGGGDSVLAVNRAGVADKVSFISTGGGASLELLEGKVLPGVAALTQKK encoded by the coding sequence ATGGCACTTGAAACACTGGTAATTAACGATTTAGAACTGAAAGGTAAAAGAACCTTTATAAGAGTGGACTTTAACGTTCCATTTGACGATGCCGGAGCCATTACAGACGACACAAGAATTCGGAGCGCTGTTCCAACAATAAAGAAGGCGATAGAAATGGGGGCAAGGGTTATCCTTGCCTCACATCTTGGCAGACCAAAGGGTAAACCAAACCCTAAGTACAGCCTCAAACCAGTAGCCGTCCGCCTGCAGGAGGTGCTTGGAAAACCTGTAGCATTTGCACCGGATTGTATCGGCCCTGAGGTTGAGAAAATGGTGTCAGCCCTTAAAGACGGCGATGTGCTGCTCCTTGAAAACGTAAGATTTTACGCTGAGGAGGAGAAAAACGATGCTGAGTTTTCAAAATCGTTGGCAAAACTTGCCGATGTTTATGTAAATGACGCCTTTGGTACAGCTCACAGAGCACATGCCACCACTGAGGGTATCACAAAACATATTTCAAAATCGGCAGCCGGATTTCTCATGAAAAAGGAGCTTGACTACCTGATTAACGCAATAGAAAATCCGACAAGACCGTTTACCGCTATAGTTGGGGGCGCTAAAGTATCCGGCAAGATTGGGGTACTGGAGCATCTCAGCAATAAGGTCAATAAAATTATAGTTGGCGGCGGTATGGCGAACACTTTCTTTAAAGCGCAGGGGTTTGAAATCGGAGATTCACTCTGTGAAGACGATATGCTTGACACGGCAAAGAGCATTATGACTAAGATGAAAGCCAACAATGTGGAATTACTGCTTCCCATTGACTGCGTAATCGCACAAAACACAGAGCCGGGAACACCCACTAAGGTGGTCTCCGTAAAGGATGTACCGGCGGGATGGCGAATTCTTGACATTGGCCCTGAGTCTTCAAAGATTTTTGCCGAAGCCGTTAAGGCCTCTAAAACAATCGTATGGAACGGCCCTATGGGACTGTTTGAAATAGAGGCGTTTTCAGCCGGAACTTTTGAACTAGCTAAGGCCGTTGCAGCCTCAGGCGGTACCAGCATAATTGGCGGCGGTGACTCGGTTTTAGCTGTCAACCGTGCCGGAGTAGCAGACAAAGTATCGTTTATATCAACAGGAGGCGGCGCCTCCCTTGAACTTCTTGAGGGCAAAGTGCTTCCTGGTGTTGCTGCTTTAACACAGAAAAAGTAA
- the gap gene encoding type I glyceraldehyde-3-phosphate dehydrogenase translates to MAVKVGVNGFGRIGRNFYRACMGNPDIEIVAVNDITDTKTLAHLLKYDSVVGNLTADVSVKDDSIVVNGKATKITAERDPANIPWKSFGVEIVVESTGLFTKRDGASKHLAAGAGWVIISAPASDEDITICMGVNNELLDPAKHKIISNASCTTNCLSPVAKAIHLEFGIVKGLMTTVHSYTNDQRLLDLPHKDLRRARAAALSIIPSSTGAAKAIGLVLPELKGKLDGFSLRVPTPNVSVVDLTAELKKEATIESINAVVKAAAEGPMKGVLQYCDEPLVSADFKGNPHSSIFDPALTKVIGGNMVKIISWYDNEWGYSNRVKDLLMYLVSKR, encoded by the coding sequence ATGGCAGTTAAAGTAGGCGTAAACGGTTTTGGTAGAATTGGTAGAAATTTCTACAGGGCGTGTATGGGTAACCCTGATATAGAAATAGTGGCAGTAAACGACATAACCGACACAAAAACACTTGCCCACTTGTTGAAATATGACTCAGTTGTGGGAAATCTCACAGCAGACGTATCGGTCAAGGATGACTCTATTGTGGTAAACGGCAAAGCCACTAAAATCACCGCTGAAAGAGACCCAGCGAACATCCCTTGGAAGAGCTTCGGAGTAGAAATTGTAGTGGAGTCAACCGGTCTATTTACAAAGAGAGACGGCGCTTCAAAACATCTGGCAGCTGGAGCCGGCTGGGTTATTATCTCTGCCCCTGCCTCCGATGAGGACATCACCATATGTATGGGCGTTAACAACGAGCTTCTTGACCCAGCAAAGCACAAGATTATCTCTAACGCATCCTGTACCACCAACTGTCTTTCGCCTGTAGCTAAGGCAATCCATTTGGAGTTTGGAATTGTTAAAGGTCTTATGACCACAGTTCACTCATACACAAACGACCAGAGACTGCTTGACCTTCCGCACAAAGACCTGAGAAGAGCTCGTGCGGCTGCTCTTTCAATAATTCCCTCAAGCACCGGTGCGGCAAAGGCTATCGGACTTGTTTTACCTGAGCTAAAGGGTAAACTGGACGGTTTTTCTCTGCGAGTTCCAACCCCTAACGTATCAGTTGTTGACCTAACTGCGGAGCTTAAAAAAGAGGCTACAATAGAGTCCATAAATGCAGTTGTTAAGGCAGCGGCAGAGGGCCCAATGAAGGGAGTGCTTCAGTACTGTGACGAGCCTTTGGTATCGGCTGACTTCAAGGGGAACCCGCATTCATCTATCTTTGATCCTGCTCTTACAAAGGTAATCGGCGGCAATATGGTAAAGATTATCTCATGGTATGACAACGAATGGGGTTATAGCAACCGTGTTAAAGACCTGCTTATGTATCTCGTATCAAAGAGGTAA